The Pyrus communis chromosome 8, drPyrComm1.1, whole genome shotgun sequence region cattgtcagtcatctcgaattcactgaacatggattgcttgaactcatggaacattgcctcattgtttcctgtaaacaataaatcatctacatagagacaaataattaagaactcccctttttcaccattcttcatgtaaactgaatgctcgtatggacatttctgaaatccattttggtgaaggtagttgtcgatccttgagttccaggctcgtggtgcttgcttgaggccgtacaaagccttcttcaaacgatacaccttatcttcttctccttgtacttggaagccttccggttgttccacgtacacttcttcctcaagtactccattaaggaaggctgacttgacatctagttgataaattttccatttatgatgtgcggcaagagagattagcaatcttaccgtgtcaagtctcgcaactggagcatagacttcatcatagtccactccatacttctgtttgtagccctttgctacaagccttgatttgtatcgatccacactcccatctgcagtgcgtttgatcttgtaaacccacttgacaccaatagccttctgatttggtgggagctttgtcagctcccaagtgtcattcttctcgatggcatggatctcttcttccatggctttcttccaacaatcttcttccacagcttcattgaatgagaaaggctcgtggtctgcatacaagcagaaaaggttggtttcttcttcttcttcttgtccataaatctctgtgagactccttaacctcactggagttgaggagctgctttcctcactagatgtaggaccactccttgcaattctgtgcactggagttgttgtgattgtttgagcaggctgttgctcaatcggtggtacaacttctggttcttcaaaatcagtggagacgatcttctctttactgacttctttgttgttccacgtccatgtctcttcctcactgaagatgacatctctactaaccactagtttgccagttagtgggttgtagagcttgtatgccttggactcttcactatagcccacaaacacacacttctcacctctatcatcaagtttcctcctcttggcttctggaacttgagcatatgcaacacacccaaaaattcttaggtgtgtaacattcggcttgtatccactccaagcctcttgtggtgtcatcctcttgacactctttgttggacatcgattcaacaaataaatcgaacaagctacagcttctgcccataactcttttggcaaattcttctccttaagcatgaaccttgtcatgtcaaggatggttcgattctttctttcggctatcccattttgctgtggggtataggcagcagtaagttgatgcctaattccttgctccttgcagtatgcttggaaagcattggaggtgtactctccacctctatctgatctcacagccacaagcttgtggttactttctgcctctgtgagtgccttgaactccttgaaaatttttagggcagctgacttttccttgagaaaatagacccaagtctttctactgaaatcatcaatgaaggtaataaaatacctattacctccataagacatgggatccaatggaccacatatatctgtgtgcaccaactgcagtggtgcctttgctctccatgtatcaccaacagggaacgatagtcgtgcttgcttgccaagcacacaaccttcacatacttggcgtgtggcttcaatatggggtagaccacgaaccattcctccacttgacagcaactttaggccattgaaattaagatggccaaatcgaagatgccatttccatgactcatcttccattacaccgatgttgcagcttccaatctttgtgttcaaattcaacggaaacatccggttctttgacattcgaacacgtgcaataagctttctccttgcattcctgagagtgagaagcatgttctccatatgtataatgtaccctttctggagcagttgaccaatgctcagaatgttgctcttcatacctggtatgtagtaggtatcggagatgtattcttctcttccatccttctggatgatcttgatcttccctttgccttcaactggcaactttgaggagtcaccaagacttacagatccataggccccttttttgagttcggcaaaaaactcattctttccacacatgtgattgcttgcaccagagtccaaataccaaacatcttgttggctactggaatcatggtgtgctagtaagactgtaagttcttcatcagtatttccacttgattctgccatgttgacatgctcaccatttttatgtgaacattcattggcataatgtccatattgcttacagttgtgacactggatatgcgcctttcctcgagtagatctccactcctgagactgaccttgattttgtgcatagcctcgacctcttcctcgggctcgtcctcggctacggttggatgagctcccacgacgtgagttccactgcccacgacctttatttggtttgtcaatattcaactttgactccaaagcttgctctagcgttgtggggcttgcattcttctgaatgcgttgctcatgaactaggagggatcctagtagctcttctgcgctcatcacctccaaatccttggattcctcaatggcagtcaccacatgctcaaacttagatgtgagtgaccggagtatcttctccacaactcgtacttcatcgagtctctcgccatttctcctcatctgatttactatcacaatgagccttgagtgatagtcggagatgctctccccttcattcatatgagcagtttcaaaatctgctcgaagtgattgtaacctcactttcttgactcgatctactcctttgtagattgtactgagtgtatcccatacttgcttgctcgttgttgcttctgcaaccttctcgaacgttgaatcttccaaaccctggtatagaagatacagcgccttttggtccttctttcgtaagtccttgagagtgttcctttaatccgcagtatatacggcttcttgctcggcagtgggtacaacatacccactactgacaacttcccatagctcctgtgatccaaacaatgctttgaattggatgcaccatctttcataattttctttcttcaatgtgggaacttggagttgcactaagttggacgccataactgctgcacctgccagaatggtattctggctctgataccaattgttggtattttacagtttactaactcaataccaaaatatgtgggtgataagtttacaaactctatcacacctttttcactttgcactctcaaataaaattggacaaagaaagaaatagagaaaggagggaagcaacaagctttggaaaaacacttggactttgatatatgaaaaggtttacaaactgttagaataagaaagcttacaagcttcttcacaattggaagtgggattcggatgggatgatttacaatgcttgagaacttgggtatttatagcaaaccaaatgattaaactaagattatttattaccacacaaaacacattaattgcacctaataatttttattcaaccatacctaacattgcctaactttcaatgcctaactttgacattgattttcaacaatagcaacctattttgatttgaatttccaacaataTTCCGGTGTGGATGTAAAAGCTCAAGAAACTCAAGGTCCTTGTTTTGTCTTCTAACAGACTCACAGGCTCAATACCTCCTTGGTTGGGAAGTCTTCCTAGTCTTTTCGTCATAAGCTTGGACAACAACTCGCTTTCGGGGGGACTTCCAAATGAGCTTTTCTCACTTCAAGCTCTTGTATCTGAGAAGCCTTCCGCTCAAACGGATAGTGGTGATGTCGAACTACCTATCTACACGCAGCACACGAATGAAACTGTCGCAGCTCACCAGTACAACTATCTGTCCAACTTGCTGCCATCTATTGTCTTCCGAAATAACAGTCTAAGTGGCAACATTCCCATTGAGATAGGCCGGTTGCAAAACCTTCACGAGCTGGATCTCAGCATCAACAACACGTTGGCAGCATTCCGGACCAGGTATCTAAGCTTACAGACTTGGAGAGATTAGACCTCTCAAGAAAACTTTGCGGTTCCCATCTTCCAAACAAATGCCTATAGATGAATACAAGTGATAATGCAACTAAGAACATGGAAGATGAACATGACAATGGGAACGAAATTCCATGGCTTCATATTTCAGTGGCTCTTGGTTTCATTGTAGGATTTTGGGGAGTTTGTGGCCCTCTAGTTTTCAGCACGTCATGGCGATATGCGTATTTCCAATTTCTGTCCAATGTTAAAGATCGCTTCGTGTGTTGATCAAGTGTAATTTTTTCCGTGAGAAATAAAGGACTTATTAACAATTTAAAAGGTgataggcgctagtcgggcccACAGCAAGGGCCTAACGCATAGGCGTCTAggcagtttttttattttaattaaatttattatgtaacatataaataaatgtctactctatgtaaaaataaatatatttacaaaGTAAAATGACATAGAGATTATAAAGTATTCGAACATATTAAAAACATGTTGAACAATCATATAATGAGTCTCTCAACAAGTctcttaaaatttattaaaaaaaaataaaaagcaaaataaagtgatctattttctgtctaagtgagagtcgcgGGTTAGAGAGTGTCTAGACAAGTCTAGGCACCATgcactctttcttaattttcgaaTGCCTAGGATTAATCAGGGCAGTGTCCAACCATTTAGCACCTACGCgagaatttttagaatagtgcttATTAACTACATTGCTGCTGCATACAAGAAATCTAACAACTGAGTAAAACAGAAAGGGAATTAAAGTCGTAGGGTGGCTAAACATGCATCCAACTTTGCTAACTAAATTCATACGCAAATGCCTTGGAATTTCGTCAGGATAGAATACTGAAACTTTTGAGCAGAAGTAATTGGAAATTATTTGCAGGCTGCGATTTAATTTCTCAAGAATTTAACCATTCTTGTTGAACAAGTTTTCTGTAATCTACCTTATAATTTTGCCTGGCTCCGTCACTGTAATCCTCCGGAtatcattgtttttttatttattattattactattttatttattaatgccATTGACTCTCTTTTTCACGGGCAGTGATGATATAATTGGAATCTTTTAAGGCCTAATTAGGTTTGGGTTTGGTTTAGGCTGCAAGTTATAAAGTACTGGACCAAAAATAAAGTTGTAGAACaagcttgaatttttttttttcttttgtgaacaaacgatattatctacattaaggatgGAGGTGGGCtcagcctcacaatgagttagcaggCCTCTTACATATAAgagaagaggaataccacttgaccgtaatactaagtggcaacaAACCTGACTTTTTAACATCTTTTTCATGTAACAGCTTTCTTCCCAAACTATCAACCATCATCCGAAGACATGTATGAACAACTCTTATTCTTGATAACATAACATATCAGATAAATTTATACGAAAGTAAAAGTAGTAAAAGCAGTGTTTCAAATATCGGTATCGCGAGAAAGATCGATATGTAAATTTGTGGGAATAGCAATGCATGTATCAATATCAGTTGCATTTAATATCGATATCCAACTATTTGGCAAGGAAATTGTTAATATTATATGATTTGTATTATCTTTCtatggtttctttttttttacaaacaattacttgattaaattattaaatgttaAGAGAGATGAAGATCGAACTTGCATGAAAGTGCATGAGTATTATTGTTTTCCGTCATGTTGCAGTAATGTGTCATTTGCATTTGTATTATCTTTCTCAGTATATTTCTTTAGtattatcttaatttcttcCTTTGTTTTCGGGTGTTTTGGACCCAGCTTATTTCCTATTGCATCAAAAAAGCccacactaaaaaaaaacaagaacaatatTGAAACTAGAACGAAAAAGGACCTCACTGATGATGCTACTCATCAGGATCTGTATATGCAAAAAGAGATGCCCCAAGACATTCTACAAGTTCACAGCACATATATATGTCTCTCCCTATCCCTCTCTAGTAATTCTTTTGACCTCTCTTgggtaaaaaggtaaaaaaaagacTAAAAACCTAGCAATGGCAACGAAACAAGACCAGAAATTAACCCAAACCACGCCAAAAATAATTTACAGCTTACAACAATGGCCACATTCACCTCCTTGTACGCTTTCTCCGCCTCCCTGCACTCCCCACCTGATCAGCCTCCccattctctctccctctcttcctaCTCCCCGCTTCTGCCGCCGCAGTCTCCGGCCTCTTCGGTGGCCTCCCGACCCCTCTCCTTCCACTCCCATTGCTCTCCTGACACCTTCTTCCCCCTCCCCTCCCTCCCCCGCTTCCCGTTGAACTCCGCGTCACCCTCTCATTCCTCTCAACCTCTGGCTTCTTCCTACCCCTCGTCgtcggcttcttcttcttcttctcgtcCTCGCTCTCCTCGCTATCATCCTCAGAACCATCCGATGTCTCCTTCTTCACTTCAGTGCTCGGCGAGTTCTGCTTCATTCGCTTCAAGAACCTCGCCGCGCCTTGCTTCTTCCtcctgttttctttcttctccttctccgcTTCCAACGCCTCTAAACCGTCATGCGAACTGAGTTCATTGACACCATACTCATGCCGGGCACATCTAATATATATCTCTGTCTCTCCCTATCCCTCTCTAGTAATTCTTTCTCCGCCTCCCTGCACTCCCCACCTGATCAGCCTCCccattctctctccctctcttcctaCTCCCCGCTTCTGCCGCCGCAATCTCCAGcctcactactacaaaaggacCTAATAGTGTCAGTTGTTGCGTCGGTTTAATATTATATAGTGGCGAAAAAGAGATTTGCGACACTCACTGAAGATGACGTCGTATTTACTGTCGCTTATAAGCGTCATAAAATTTCTATGTcgcttttaaaccgacgtaaaaatttagtgtcgcttataaccgacatatattttaatatttttaagtgCTGGCGTCGCTTTAAATAAAatagtgtcgcttttaagcgacataaaCTATGGGTGTCGCTTCTAGGCGACActaattctaatattttaaatCCTGCGTCGGTTTTGAGcgacatatattttgaaaaccagTGTCGGTTGTAAGCGACACATTGTTGCTCTTTATTCCCccgtgttttctttttcttctcttgcacTTTTCTTATTCGTTCTTCCAAGTTTTACAAAGTCTCCCGTGTTCTCTCTCTTTCAGCTTTCTCCTTTGGTTTTCAAACTTCATTTGTTCCTCTGTTCTCTCTTTCAGCTTTCTcctttggttttcaaaattCATTTGTTCCTCTTCACAACagtaagtttttcttgcttataatatttttattttctcttcttatgtttaatttttagttacaatttatttttgtaggaaATTTATTGGAGTTGGTTGAGTACATAAAGAATTGTTGACGTCGAAATTCTTCAACAAATCAGGTTTGTATCCCtaacttctttaatttttaaattgtataatacacaagtttatttatttaaaaattataatttaagcaCTTAGATAAAATTctactatttttgttaaattaataaaaacttagtcgaattaattaattttgtcactctaattgttattttaatttgttgttattttgataattttttgttgttatttactagaatggattagatgaacataatttgaattgttatgagaaaatggaatgaataatatttataagcatttatgttaaattaacaatattaaatataacataaacttataatattgagtaatataagaatatattatgttaattttttttttttttgcactctaagtgttattttaatttgttgttattttgataattttttgttgttatttactagaatggattagatgaacataatttgaattgttatgagaaaatggaatgaataatatttataagcatttatgttaaattaacaatattaaatataacataaacttataatattgagtaatataagaatatattatgtttttttttttttttgcactctaagtgttattttaatttgttgttattttgataattttttgttgttatttactagaatggattagatgaacataatttgaattgttatgagaaaatggaatgaataatatttataagcatttatgttaaattaacaatattaaatataacataaacttataatattgagtaatataagaatatattatgttaatttttttttttttacacgctaattgttattttaatttgttgttattttgataattttttgttgttatttactagaatggattagatgaacataatttgaattgttatgagaaaatggaatgaataatatttataagcatttatgttaaattaacaatattaaatataacataaacttataatattgagtaatataagaatatattatgttaattttttttttttttttgcactctaataagaatataacctaaacttataatatttaggaatataagaatataagaatataacctttcataagaatataacctaaacttataatataagaatatcctttcatataagaatataacctttcataagaatataacctaaacttataatataagaatatcctttcatataagaatataacctttcatataagaatataacctaaacttataatatttaggaatataagaatatattaattaattttttttgcactctaattgttatttgaatttgttgttattttgataagtttgataacttttggttgttatttattagaatggattagatgagcataattttgataactttttgttgttattttaatttgtttttactatAATAGGTGTTGAAAATATTAGCGTTGCCTACCGGGTTCGTTAATCATGCCAATACCGACGAAGAGCTAACAGATGATGATagggaataaatatattaattactttttgtattaatttgtaTGCTATGATATCGtatcataaaattatatttctgttttttttttttttccttgttttctgtcgcttttaaccgacgGCATATTCAGGTATGTCAGAATtggcgtcggttttaaccgacgcaataTGACACTACTTCGACGCAATGTTAATTTAATGGTGTGGGTCAGACTtggcgtcggttttaaccgacgcaaccCTAGCCTATTTCGACGCAATATGAGACTATTTCGACGCAAGATACTTGTTGTCAATCATATGCATTAcccctaataataataattatatataattattttttattatttgcagTTTTATagccttaataataataattatatattaatttaactgttttacacccctaaaaactataataattatatattaatttaactgtTTTACACccctatacgaatacaatgaatgttttacaccctaataataataattatatataattattttttattatttgcagTTTTATAcccctaataataataattatatattaatttaactgttttacacccctaaaaactacaataattatataataattatatattaatttaactgttttacacccctaaaaactacaataattatatataattatatattaatttaattgttttacacccctatatgaatacaatgaatgaattcgatcttcaaattaaaatatttatactagtggataccacaaaatcttaagttatacttaatgaaaatatgaatgaactcttaagtgttagtgaatctatcgttttgataggatacgcattctacaaaactaatttcaacgatccaaccgtcaaacatgtttgtatataattcGAGATCGTATACGAAAAAAATCGCAATAAACAAACATTATGGGATGAAATAACGGGACAAAAAATTTCGACGGTTATGTAGTCCCACTATAACTAAATTTTCTGTAGttacttatgtaaatattgagAAATTCTCTAAATACATTTAACTTGGTCGCATAATCTCTACTATGATATCATTGTCAGCCATCACAATGCAAACTGGCTTACTATCTCCATTTTTGGACAAAAACGGTGCGTTTTTATATGTAAGATAACAACATTTCTGTCTTCCACCTTTGCGTTCATGTCCTGAGGTCCTCATCTTATAATTAATTCGGTTGCACACAATTATATATACGTACGTGGTCAAAATGTTACAAGTTCATGACCCTGACAATCTTTGAGTTAATTAATTGACTTGATTAAAAACTGATACAACAAGTATTTTATGATCAGTGGAGTTCTATAAGGTAAACATGTGCTTTAGGTAGACATCTTATCTTACATATatcttataaaataattaacaataacATATTTAGTACAAATGAATAGGCTGCGTTTCCTGAATGTTACATTGCACTTGATCAATATACGCACGCCTTTATAACATGCATGTAATAATATGTCTCGAGATATGCAGACAACGATTAAACTGGTTTTATAATGTTCCATGCATCACCCACTCCGAGTATGTTTCATTTGCCCTCTTTAATTAGTCATGATCAAGTACATTTCCTCATTGCATGTGCTACCTTCCAGTTTCGATCAAGGCTTCAACaaccactatatatatatatatatatatatatatatatattagttatTATCAACTATATTAATTACAATGGCAACCGTAATTTAAATAGGAGGTTTCTTTGGGAAGCTCCAAAAGCAATTGATCAACGTTAGTGTACATAGGAGAATCTGATTAGGATTCCAAGTCTTCTTGGGTTAGATTTTTCGTATTCCCTATGAACTTAGTTTACTTGTACGCCAAGTCACTATTATGCTCTAATATTATGAATAAAGTTGAAGCGATAAGTAACAAGAGAGTGACTCAACTCTTCTAAGCTATCTAGGGTAATTAACTTTCCGATGTGGAGCAACTCTACATATCACCACACTTCCAACTTTGATTTGGGTTCAATGGTGTttaatccattctagtaaataacaaccaaatgttatcaaagttatcaaaataacaacaaattaaaataacaattagagtgcaaaaaaaattaatttaacataatatattcttatattcctaaatattataagtttaggttatatttaatattgttaatttaacataaatgcttataaatattattcattccattttctcataacaactcaaattatgttcatctaatccattctagtaaataacaacaaaaaattatcaaaataacaacaaattaaaataacaattacagtgcaaaaaaaattgattcaacttaataaatttgtttattaaaatattatatgagataacataactaattattttttaattttgggttaaacttttttattttttttttgtttttgtttttatccttgttccttttttttgggaagttaaaattttatttttatgttgggCGGGAGGTTTCCCGGTTTTTTTGCAGGGAATGGGTTGGAAGATTTTGTCAGTGATTGGCATGTCAACTCATGCTTGGACTGGTTTTAACCGATGCAAAATTATACACTTTCAAGACTAATTTTCTGTCAGACAATTCTTATTTCGAAGCAAATGTTTTCATATTTCGACACAAACTTGCTCTTATTTCGACGTTATGAAAACCTGTCAGGCTaacgtcggttaaaaccgacgcaaTGTGACCTTATTTCGACGCAAAGTGACCTATGACTG contains the following coding sequences:
- the LOC137743250 gene encoding uncharacterized protein; translation: MGRLISSHDGLEALEAEKEKKENRRKKQGAARFLKRMKQNSPSTEVKKETSDGSEDDSEESEDEKKKKKPTTRGRKKPEVERNERVTRSSTGSGGGRGGGRRCQESNGSGRRGVGRPPKRPETAAAEAGSRKRGRENGEADQVGSAGRRRKRTRR